DNA from Malus sylvestris chromosome 11, drMalSylv7.2, whole genome shotgun sequence:
TGGCAACTGCCAGACCCTGCATTTCCTCTTCTCGTAGAGCTTTCAGGTCGAGCACTGCAATGCTTAATGGCAATTTTAAGGTGGCTTCATGGACTAAACTTTCGAGTGCATGCCACATATCATCTGTACAATCTTTCCAGAGGTGCTTTACTTCATCATCTATGAAATTGGATAAGTTTGTTACAAAGGCAATGGCTGGGGCTAGTGAAAACAAACCTGTCTCGGGGTTACCAATCAATTTGAAAGGTTAATATTCTTTCTAGCTATCTGATTCTACACGCTTGCTcagtatttatttgttttgagtTAATTTCTTCCCCTTCACTAGAATAGACGCAGTGTTTTCTTGTTGTCGAAGCTCATATTGGTGATTTCTCTCTTGTAATTCACTTTTATGTCATACATTGTGGTAATGGACTTTTTCCAAATGAAAAATGTATTGCAATAAAGAAAGCAGAAAGTTCGTACCTACATATCATAAAGAAGCTTTTGGTTCCCTACTGAGATAATTACTCTTGATTCGGAATCTCGGATGCATCCACTTGGAAAAGGTGACTGTAGCTATAGCCAGCATACttggaggaataacattactctcaAGATGATGTTTATTAGATTTTGTTTAGCTACATTTAATTGGCGATGGTTTATATGCAGAAAGATTTCCTTTAATTGTTAGCTTTTAGATGGTTTCTCATCTGGAATATTGCATATATTCCCAGGTCCATATGCCAATTAGGTACTTGCGTTTTGATGAGCAAATACCTTTCCAACTACATATGGATGTGCTTTGTGCAGGAAAGAGGGCATTTGTTGCTGGTGTAGCTGATGATAATGGGTATGGTTGGGCAATCGCAAAATCTCTAGCTGCTGCAGGTGCTGAAATTCTTGTGGGAACATGGGTGCCTGTAAGTTGATTGGCCCGATCGCTAGGACTTTATATCTTCCTTTATCTTCTACATTTTGGATATGTTTTACTGACTACGATGAGTCTATGTGCAGGCTTTGAACATTTTTGAGTCCAGCCTGCGACGTGGAAAGTTTGATGAATCACGCATGTAAGATGTTTAATCTGGTTTTAATCCTGTTAACCGGTAAAATTGATGAATAGTTTCCAAGTTTCTAACAAGATATTTAATACCACAGATTACCGGATGGTTCTTTGATGGAGATTACCAAAGTATATCCCCTAGATGCTGTGTTTGACAACCCTGAGGATGTCCCCGAGGAGGTAAAGGAGATAAATATATAGTTtatattaaagaaaaataaaattggatTCATATACGTTTTTGGGCGTAATTTCATGCAGATCAAAACAAATAAGCGCTACGCAGGATCCAGTAATTGGACTGTCCAGgtataaattaaatttcataTTTGCTTCTAAATGTTTGTAGAAAAACTTTACGGTGCATGTTGGAGCTTGTGACCAGTTCTCAGCTTAATATACACATCACAGACTTTTTTAAACGACATGTTTTTTCTTGAATCTGGCTTTTATGTTTGCAGGAAGCTGCTGAATGTGTGAAAAATGATTTTGGCAGCATTGACGTTCTTGTGCACTCGCTTGCAAACGGACCAGAGGTACAGTAGTAACCATAATAGAATTTCTGTACTCTATCTTCTGACGCGTACTAAGTTATCTCGTTAATAGGTTGTTAAACCTCTGTTGGAGACGTCCAGAAAAGGATATCTCGCCGCTATTTCTGCATCGAGTTATTCCTATGTTTCTTTACTCAAGCATTTCCTCCCAATAATTAATCCAGGCAAGCTTCCATGTCACCTAtccactattttttttcttttacttgtCTTTTACTCAAATTAACATAATCTTTTGGTTACAGGCGGTTCTTCAATTTCGCTTACATATATTGCTTCCGAGCGGATCATTCCCGGGTATCTTTTCTATGCATATCACCGTTTGTGTATCGAGTTACATTTTCTAATATTTTACGATGATGGATTCTTAAATTATCTTTTGCAGATATGGTGGAGGTATGAGCTCTGCAAAAGCAGCTCTTGAGAGTGATACTCGAGTGAGTTTTTCTTCCACGCACTTGCACATGTAATTTATCCCACTTTCGTTTCCTTCCAAGAAGTCTTTTGACATGACTTGGCATTACTCAGGTGCTCGCTTTTGAAGCGGGAAGAAAAAAGGGAATTAGAGTCAACACAATATCTGCTGGTACCGTACATTTCTTTTGGATTACGTTAATACTAGAATGCTTTTGGATCAACGAAGTTTGTTTACATACACTGTTAAGATGACCAAGTTAAGCTTCAAGTTCTGTTTCTTTTAACTTCAGGTCCACTAAGAAGCCGTGCTGCAAAAGCGATTGGATTCATCGATATGATGATCGACTACTCATCAGCCAACGCACCTTTAGAAAAAGAACTATCCGCAGGTAATTTGCCGGTCTCCTCTTTGTTTTCTTGTACCTTTTCGTTTATCCATGGTTATAGATACTGAAGTCTCAAATCTCGTTGAACAGAGGAGGTAGGAAACACAGCTGCTTTCTTGGCATCACCTTTGGCCTCCGCCATTACCGGCGGTGTTATATACGTAGACAATGGTTTGAACGCAATGGGCGTCGGAGTTGACAGCCCAATTTTTGAGAACCTCAACATTCCAAAGGCGCAGCACTGAGGATGGTTAGGCTGGCTGGCCGAACGGTAATCCCAAGTGATGCATCGTACCGTGGGCTACTAAATGCAGTTAGTTTGTGCTACCCCTCCCCGAGTCACTGAATCACCGATGTCTTGGCCAATGGCCTCATTTTGGCATGAGAGAAATTTTACCGTAGGGACGTTAACAGTTTCCGAAAACCTTGATTCGATATGTGTTTACCTTAAAATTGTGTTTGATACTGGTTTACGCTTGTTAGTACTTGTCTATAAATTGAACCCGCTTTTGGTATTTGAGCAGTTCAAATTTATGGGGTTTTTTGTACTACAAATGCAATTGTGTAAATTTTTCAATACGCACGCACCACTTTTATCATTCAAAAGCAATGATCTACACTACTTTAACCTACACAGAGCGGGATTCGAACTCTAGTACATGGGGACgatcaatgtcttcttcaattAGCTTGACACACATTTGCTAAAAGAATGTGCCAGTAATCGTAACTAGGGATACGCACAAATACACGTGGGTAAACACGCACGTGGCACAATCTTGGTTATTCATGCTTGTAAGACTCACAACGCAGGAACAACCAAGATGACCCCACTTGGTTATTCATACTTGTAAGACTTGCAACGCAAGAACAACCAAGATCACCGAGCGCGCATGAACAATTGATTCCATCACTCTTTTCTTTTGTCGAAATGTCGGAACATATTATACAAGAAGCCATACATTCCTACAATCCGAATGTAGCGGAATGTCAACACTGATAATTGATCACACAGCAGTGTCAAAACCTAACTTAATTTAGTGCAACTGCAGAACAGATATCTAACTCGAATTCTAATCTTCCTATCCAAAATATACAATATTGGACACAAACAGATATTCAGCATGTAACTGAACAATATAATCCTGCATAAACCTGGCAGTGATCGGGCAAAATCTATATCTGAATTAAAGCTTGCGCTTAGACCTGCGAAAGACGTTAGATCCAGTAGCATCATCATTTTCAGGGGATTCTTCTACAATAGATTCTTCCTGCACAACCCGACCACGGTTTCTGGAGAGTTTTCGAATCGGGGTTGTGGGTAAGGCTGTTTGGGAATCGTATGCTGCTTGTTCCTCTTGAGAGGCAGGTGTAGTGTTTGGGGGTGATCTATGAGGCATCAGCTCCTCACCAACAGGCAAACTATCCATCATTACCTGCAAAGCAAGAAAGTATGTCTTTTAAGGACAGAAGATCGAGCATGACAAGGATGCAAATAAGAGAGTCGTACACATAATACAAGACCCAAGAGAAGGCCACTGATAGTTATAATATGACAAGATGATGTCAACTTCCTATAGATCTTTTCTTATGGCTGTAGTTTTTAAAAAAGTCTGTTTAACAAAATACCAAATGAATCTTCAAAATTGGCATTTTAGCATTCTATAAAACACCTAGGACATGCTTCTGTGATGAAACCCATGCTGCAAGACATTAAAGAAAACAATAACACTGAAGAAATGATCACTATGACATACCTTCCAGTCCTTGAAATCAAATCGGAACACAAAATGGTGGTAAGTCACCTTCCGTGATGCCACATCCTCAGCAGAAGGAGCATTCCTAGGCGctgaaaaaagagaaagaatgAATAAGCCAAAAGCATAGATATTAAAACACAAATGTAAACTAGAGAATGGTTATTTCAGTCCAGCCATCTTTGCTTTGTTATATTCTACTTACAAACAATATGAAAACCATTTGCATCCACAGATAATTCAGCCCGACCATCTTTGACTAAGAACGACAGAGCAAATAAGTTCTCCACCGTCTGCGCAAAAGAGTTTCTGTTTAATATCAAAGTTTCCAGTCGAACTCGCTTTTTCCTTCTTAGAATGTCAAATATCGTTGACATGTTCTTGTCAGTATCAGTTTTCTCTTCTGTCTGAGTATCATCTATCTGTTCCATGGCATAAACCACAAAGGAGTAATAACATCAGAAACATCGATACAACCTGAAGGAGATGTTcctaaaacaaatgaaaatcaaAACTATATCAGCTGTAAAACCATTTTAGCTTTACCTCATCAGGCCGATCAGTTGTGGTAGGCTTTACACGTTTACTGCGAACCACAGCCTTCCTTTGCTTCAACTCAGTACTCATGGGTCCAAgcctaagaaaaaaaataacataaccACGAGTGAACTAGAATTTCTTATATAAACAATGCGACAACGCACAAAAATTCTTAGACAACTGGGCAATCATTGGAAACAAGTGACTCACATAGTGCAACACCCATGAGCATTCTTGAAAATGGGCAAAACAGCCAACCCAATTTCCTTCCAATTAACTGAGACATGGTCATCCCCTCCTCTCGGTTGGCTAAAATTATTAAGCAAAGCAGTAACAAAGTCGGACGGGCTAATCCCGGCACTGGAATGTGACTTAACAGAGGTCCACAATGTGTTAGTTATGTCCAGCAGTGCCTCTGCATCTGCTACTTGTTCCCTTGGCTTCTGAACTGAAAAATCCCCAAATGGGCAATTCAAATTTTATCATCAGAAACCAAAATTATAgctcaaaaaataaagaaaattcaatttttttttcttcacaataTAGTCAATCTTCTCAGTAATCAGCAAtacaaaaaaatggaaaataaaaataataatataaagtaATCATTTTTTCTTATAAGGAACATATATTTTAAAgatattcaaaattcaaaatttggaatttggaattctcagaaaattaaacataaaataaaataccttGCTCATGCAATTTCTCGACTTCATTGATGAGAAGTCCGAACTTCTCCGAATCTGGGCACATCAAATCATCTCTTTTCTctgcaaataaataaatttcaaaagtattaacatttaaaatttcaaaattaattacCTTCAGAATAATTTGTATTTGCGATAAGCACAAATTGTATACCACTGATGAGGTTCTTGACGGCGAGGTAGTCGGACCGGAGCGCCCGCCGCCGAACGGCGTCCTGCTCACTCGGGCGAGACGACTCGTCATCCACTCGATCGCCGGCGTTGACCTTCTCGCGCTTCACGGCTCTGAGCTGCGCGGCATCGTCAACGCCTCGGGTTTGACTCGCGATCCTTTCGCGCTTCGCTGACTTCGGCATCGCGCCGGAATCCTCGGAGAATCGAACGGATTTCAACGCTCtgagaaaaaccctaaatttggaaggtcggatgagagagagagagaaagaggggttttggaaatttttgaaaaaattggGGAAGGAAAGTGCGAACAGTGAATTGAATTGATGTTGTAGTCGTTTTTGAAAACGGCAATTTTCGGGAACAGTTTTTAAAAAGGCGGTGCCTTTCCCGCTCTACTCTCAATTCTCAAATGCCGATTTCGATTTCGTTTTTGAGTTTGGAATTTATATGCTTCGGTTCAAGATTATGCCAAAGCCCAACAGTAACATGTCCAAGACAGAGAAAAAAGATATAAAAATGGTTTATATACTTCCACAATTACGTTCTGTCACTACTTTGATGAGAGATTTTTTGGGAACACAGTCCAGTATAATATGAGTATTAGGATACGCGTGAAGTGAATCATGTTCTGAGTTATCGAAAAATTGCTCCTACTTGATATTATGCGCAAAAtacaatttgaatttgaaatgactCGATTCATTGTTatataataattttcaaataattataGGCAACAAATCTCTAAAACAAACTTTGACATATATAAGATAAATCACTACAATACTTTGACATATTTTAACCATGCATATAGTAATTGATGGTAAAATTGAAAAGTGATTGTGTATATAAGATTATTGATTTGTTAATGTTGGGTACTTTTAGGCCCACAAAATAGTGCATGATGGGAAGAGGCAACGAAAATGCTCAAAGTGAGATCAAAGACCAAAGGGGCTAAGAAGCCCAAGACCCAAGGGGTTCCCGAGCGCTAAAGCCGACTACCAAAGGCACGTGAGCAGTCTGACAACTTTATGGCACAAAGTTTTAGGAGCAGGTCTACTCAGACGTCAATCAAGCCACATGGCAACTGCGATCGAAGGTAGAGGCCTAAGATGAGACGATGAGACATAAATGTATCCGGTATGGCACTAAGACAAACGTATAATTTGTACCATATCAatttgtcataaaaaaaaaaaacaacatggTTAAGAgcctaggaaaaaaaaaacctaataatgTCTCGAGAAATCACATCAATATAAATCACCAAGAATTACCAAGTATAaaattttactttaaaaaaagtACTTGTTAAGGAAGTATTATAATTATGATATTGTAGTAGCATCCAATTAATGTAGTTGGACTATTGTGGATATGAAACGGATCAATTCAGTAATGTgtaataaattttaaataactGTATACAACGAATTACTAGAAAATTTTGACATTTGTTAACCATGCATAAGGAAAAGTTTGGCACCGATCAACCATGCATAAGGTAAtgcaaagtaaaataaaaagcGTGTGAGTGGATAAGATTACAGGTTAATTACTATAATACCCTTAATATTGTCCTAAATTAATACTAGTTTACTAAATTTTGATTACTAAATTACCCTTAATTTGTAATTGGATTACTATAGtaccattattttttttaacattcaAGGAAAGGTTGTGTTTTTTATGACTGCCCCAAACGAATTTAGACCAGCCTAGCCCTGCTAATTGCATGGACCCGCCCGTCCCATTTTGAGTTTAGAAATTCTGGACCCGGCCCGAATTGCATGGACCCACCACGACCGTGGGTTCAAGTCCCATCTGCAAGACCATAGTTTGTAATACTAAAATAGAAACTTACGTGTATTACTGGTATTATTTTTAAgcaattaaattataaacatTGGTTCTTGcttacttttaatttttaattttattaaaagcaATCATTTTTCATAATTCAACCTCAAAGCGACATCAGACAATATAGAAGTATAAATACAAGAATGGTGCATCAACGACACCTATCACGTAAAAAACTTAATTGAAAACTTTAGACAACAAAAAATAACACAACACAATATCAACACTGTAGTTAACAGAAAATCAAATCCCTAACTTGAGATAACTTCTAATGaagtttaaatattaattattgCTAACTAAAACTTCATTTATATAGGAGTTCTTCATAAACCTAGTTAGAATCTTGTTCTAGGCTATATTTGGCATCCGCTAACTTCCAAAATCTCGAGGTTCATTCATGTTCTCATTGTTATACCATAATCTTCAAGATTTGTCGTTTATGATCATCATTCCAAAATCATTGCGATTTGTCGTTTTCGATCACTGTTCCAAAATCTCTAGGATATGTCGTTATCTATATTCATCTTTGCCAAATCTTGTTCTTAATAGCCGTTTACATATCATGACGTATTAGCTCTCCCGATTATTGGTGCTATGCAAGTTCAGAGGAGTTATAAATGATATGATTTTCCAACATTCTGCCAAACCCTTCTTAATTCTCTTAGTCGGTACCTTAGCCGTACAACAGATCATAACCGACCATCGTACCTTTTCTTTGTCCAACATCAATTTAACCTTGACCTCAACAATCGCAGTAGAGATTATCGATTCACATGATCGTATATTTGGATATAAATTTCACTAGCACCATAACCATGACTCGAAATAAAGAATTCCAAAGggtaatttcataatttgaaaTGTAAATAAGGAAACCCCAAGGGCTTTACAGGAAGATGTTGTCGAGTGCTAAAGCCGACCACCTATATAAAGTTATATTAACTCGAGTAACTCGAAAAGTCCAAAACAATTAGTTTCGAGATATACTAACATAAAAATACATTTTAACCCGCATGTAACCaatattttacttttttgtttAAATGCCATTTCCTTCTCTTAGTCTTATTGCATCTAAAATAACCAAACTTCATTAGATACTAGCCTAtaggcacacacaaagtgtgtgaattttttattttttttatttttgaagtagaaggagagaggaagagagtgatagagaatgtgagagtgGGGAGAgagctttattttttattttattttatttagtttttgttAGAATTACATGTAGATGGGGCTTAAAAAAGCCAAATTTTGGTTGTGTAGAATTACATTTCTGCCTATATTTCTTATTTATGTGCAGTTCTAATTAAAGGGTTAAACTAGTAATTTCATAAGATTTTAGTTGAAAATGAGTGTTTTATAATTTGTACAGTGtaaatttgtcatttttttttaaacatggTTAAGAgcctaagaaaaaaaatactaacAATGTCTCAAGGTCAAGGAATCCTAGCAATATAAATCACCAAGAATTACCAAGTATTATAAAATTTACTTAAAAATGTACTTATTAAGGAAGTAATATAATTATGATATTGTAGTAGCATCCAATTAATGTAGTTATACTATTGTGGACATGAAACGGATCAATTCAGTAATGTGTAATAAATTTCAAATAACTGTATACAATGAATCACTAGAAAATTTTGACATTTGTTAACCATACATAAGGTAATGCAAAGTAAAATGAAAAGCGTGTGAGTGGATAAGATTATAGGTTAATTACTATAATACCCTTAATATTGTCCTAAATTACTACTAGTTTACTAAATTTTGATTACTAAATTACCCTTAATTTTTAATTGGATTACGATAgtactattatttttttaacattcaAGGAAAGGTTGCGATTCTAATGACTGCCCCAAACGAATTTGGGTTTGAGAGTCGAGAAGAATTGAGAGAGACTGACCGTGGTATATGTGGGCCCCCGGTTTCCTCAAATTTTTAGACCCGCCCGCCCCATTTTGAGTTCAGAAATTATGGACCCGGCCAAATTGCATGGACCCATCCTTTCCCGTGGGTCCATGTCCCATTTGCCTGCCCCTAGTTTGTAATACTAAAATAGAAATTTATGTGTATTACTGGTATTATTTTTAAgcaattaaattataaacatTGGCTCATgcttacttttatttttaattttatcaaaAGGCAATCAGTTTCATATAGGAATGGTGCATCAACAACACCTATCACGTAAAAACCTTATGGCGCGTTTACATAACCGTAATGAAAATaggagaaattgaattgaagagGAGTTGGAATGAGGACAAGTCAAAATCAGACTCATGTTGAAGCTGTTTACTTAGAGTTCTGGAATCGGAATAGAAATGACACTGATTCCATAaagctgtttactaattcagcataatcggaatataaaccagtatgattactaaaatgcccttgtcccaaatcaaatattttatatactttttttaataaaatttgatataatatataatagtaagaacaaaaattaaattgctttttttattccatagacacactaaagtgcttttgtttatttatttttatatatttaagtatttaatttaatatttaaattttatagctcaaattgtagttttttctcTTTAGCATATGCATGGAGTTGTGCATAATGTGACTGAGGGCataataggaagaaaaaaatgcaTTCTTGATTCCCTCACCCTCCTGGAATTCAAAATACCTCATTTATGTAGGGAATCCCAATCCTCCAATTTTAGGAATTGCATTCCTTGTTTCGGTTGGGGTCCACCACACTATTGATTCCCCAGTATTTAGTAAACACCGGAGTAATCCGTAATCggaattcaattctttttttttattcccaTTACCCTTGCGTAAATGCGCTCTTAATTGAAGACTTTAGGTAGAGATCCTTACAGCAAAAAATAACACAACACGATATCAACATTGTAGTTAACAGAAAATCAAATCCCTAACTTGAGATAACTTCTAATGAAGTTTAAATATCAATTATTGCTAACTAAAACTTCATTTATATAGAAGTTACTTCGTAAACCTAGCTAGAATCTTGTTCTAGGCTATATTTGGCATCCGCTAACTTCCAAAATCTCAAGGTTTCATTCATATTCTCATCGTTATACCATAATCTTCAAGATTTGTCGTTTATGATCATCATTCCAAAATCATTGCGATTTGTCGTTTTCCATCACAGTTCCAAAATCTCTAGGATACGTTGTTATCTACATTCATCTTTGACAAATCTTGTTCTTAATAGCCGTTTACATACCATGACGTATTAGCTCTTCCGATTATTGGCGCGCTATGCAAGTTCAGTGAAGTTATAAATGATCTGACTTTCCAACATTTCTGCCAAACCCTTCTTAATTCTCTAAGCCGGTACCTAAACCGTACACCAGATCATAACCGACCATCTTACCTTTTCTTTGTCCAACATCAATTTAACCTTGACCTCAACAATCGCAGTTGAGATTATCGATTCACATGATCGTATCGTAGGACATAAATTTCACTAGCACCATAGCCATGACTTGAAGGAAAGAATGTCCAAAGGGTAATTTCGGAATTTGAAATGTaaacaagcaaaacccaaagTATTCGTATAAGTCTAGGCCCAAGGTGGTGGAGCGAGAGAGAGGGAGGCTACGCGAACTTTACAAAGCCTCCCACCcccacgaaaaaaaaaaaaaaaacaaaggttcACTTCGTTGAAAATATAAAAGCGAACGAACAAACGTAATAAATCCATacattcatcatcatcatcatcatcatcatcatccatcATCCACTGTCAAAATTTTTTCTCCGAgattttgtttttccaattggtataaaaccaaaaaccctaatttaaaaaaaaaaaaaaatggtgataTGAGAGGAACATGGCTAGGGAACGCGGAACGAGCGCGCAACCATGGGGGACGTTAGAGGAGCTCTTGCTAGTTTGCGCCGTGAACCGCCACGGCGCCCAGAGTTGGGACTCTGTCGCCTTGGAGGTCGGGAGCCGCTGCTCCCCCACCGCGACGACGCGTCTCAGTGCTGACAACTGTAGGGACAAGTTCGCGGACATCAAGCGACGGTTCGTATCGgaagacgacgacgacgacagTTCGTCGGGGAGCCTGGGCGCGATGGTTGACGAGCTGCGGAGGCTGCGAGTTGAGGAGCTACGACGCGAGGTCCGCCGTCGCGACGTTTCGATCGTGTAAATTTCGCGTCCCTTGCGAGAGATCTGAGTGTGAGGTGTTGTCGTTTTAATGGTTTGAGATCTGAGAGTGTGTGTCTTCTCTGTGCGTGGTTTTTTACAGGTCGTTGGAGTTGAAGGTGAAGAGGTTGGTGGAGGAGAGGGAGCGGAGCTTGAAGGAGGATGCCGGGGCCAACCGTCCGAGCAAAGATCTCAAACGCCGCGGAGAGGATCAGCGGGATGGTTCGCCGGAGAACCTCGCCGAAAAAATGTACTCCGGCGAAGACTTCGGCTCGGACTTCAATTCCGACGAGCGCGAGAACCGATCCTTCAACGAGTCCAATTCGACGAGCCAAAGAGGCGATGCGAAAGGAAACGGCGCGGCGGAGAAATTGGCGGAGGGGGAGCAGGAGGAGGAGCCCAGAACGGACGGAAACGAACCAGATCCGATTCGGGTCAAAATCCGGTCCGAACCGGATCGCGATTGCTCTGTTAACGGTAAAGTAGCAGACGATGACGACGAAGAcaatcaaaacaacaacaaaaaaggcGTCGATGATACGGCGAAGGCGAGTCGGCTCGGCGAGTCGAGCGAGTTGTGGGAATCGGGTGGCGAGTCGAAGCGGGAGGGAAAAAGAGGAGGTGGTGGCGCGGCGGCGTCGAGGCAGCAGAACAGCGACGTGCAGAGCTCGGCGAGCTTGTCGAAGAGGAAACGACGTCGTGGCAGAGGAGGggagggaggaggagggagCAGGAGTAGGAGTAGGAGCAGCAGCGGCGAAGAGGCCGAGGGTGACGAAGTATCTCCCGCCACCAGCAAAGGGGTTAAGCAGCTCAAGCTGGTTAAATCTGAGCCGTTGATGAAGGTCCTCAAGATCATCCGCTCTCATCGGCTCGGCTCCGTATTCGAGCGGCGGCTTCGGAGTCAGGTATTGACAAATATTCCTAAAACAAATTTTAACgtatataattttaattttgtatcttAATGTGGAAAAatctaaattaaataaattacccaaaaaaacatttaaaaatctgGAAAAATAATTAAGATTTGAAAAATATGATGGGGAAAAAGAGTTCTTCTGAACTGATGGAAAATGGAGGTACTAATTCATGGTCCGAGATTAGATTTAGATGTTTGGGTGTGGACCAGTTAGAACATTACACGTCACGATGTCAAGGTGTTATGGTCATATGAGGGAGTAAAATGGGGGTATTTT
Protein-coding regions in this window:
- the LOC126589861 gene encoding enoyl-[acyl-carrier-protein] reductase [NADH], chloroplastic-like — its product is MATTAASSLQMATARPCISSSRRAFRSSTAMLNGNFKVASWTKLSSACHISSVQSFQRCFTSSSMKLDKFVTKAMAGASENKPVSGLPINLKGKRAFVAGVADDNGYGWAIAKSLAAAGAEILVGTWVPALNIFESSLRRGKFDESRILPDGSLMEITKVYPLDAVFDNPEDVPEEIKTNKRYAGSSNWTVQEAAECVKNDFGSIDVLVHSLANGPEVVKPLLETSRKGYLAAISASSYSYVSLLKHFLPIINPGGSSISLTYIASERIIPGYGGGMSSAKAALESDTRVLAFEAGRKKGIRVNTISAGPLRSRAAKAIGFIDMMIDYSSANAPLEKELSAEEVGNTAAFLASPLASAITGGVIYVDNGLNAMGVGVDSPIFENLNIPKAQH
- the LOC126589862 gene encoding non-structural maintenance of chromosomes element 4 homolog A-like, which encodes MPKSAKRERIASQTRGVDDAAQLRAVKREKVNAGDRVDDESSRPSEQDAVRRRALRSDYLAVKNLISEKRDDLMCPDSEKFGLLINEVEKLHEQVQKPREQVADAEALLDITNTLWTSVKSHSSAGISPSDFVTALLNNFSQPRGGDDHVSVNWKEIGLAVLPIFKNAHGCCTMLGPMSTELKQRKAVVRSKRVKPTTTDRPDEIDDTQTEEKTDTDKNMSTIFDILRRKKRVRLETLILNRNSFAQTVENLFALSFLVKDGRAELSVDANGFHIVSPRNAPSAEDVASRKVTYHHFVFRFDFKDWKVMMDSLPVGEELMPHRSPPNTTPASQEEQAAYDSQTALPTTPIRKLSRNRGRVVQEESIVEESPENDDATGSNVFRRSKRKL
- the LOC126590621 gene encoding uncharacterized protein LOC126590621, giving the protein MARERGTSAQPWGTLEELLLVCAVNRHGAQSWDSVALEVGSRCSPTATTRLSADNCRDKFADIKRRFVSEDDDDDSSSGSLGAMVDELRRLRVEELRREVRRRDVSIVSLELKVKRLVEERERSLKEDAGANRPSKDLKRRGEDQRDGSPENLAEKMYSGEDFGSDFNSDERENRSFNESNSTSQRGDAKGNGAAEKLAEGEQEEEPRTDGNEPDPIRVKIRSEPDRDCSVNGKVADDDDEDNQNNNKKGVDDTAKASRLGESSELWESGGESKREGKRGGGGAAASRQQNSDVQSSASLSKRKRRRGRGGEGGGGSRSRSRSSSGEEAEGDEVSPATSKGVKQLKLVKSEPLMKVLKIIRSHRLGSVFERRLRSQESERYKSLIRQHMDLHVIQSKLNKGLYTEDCILMFFRDLLLLFNNAVVFFRKNSPEHNAAQELRSIVLKEMNDQLPNPQPATGTVTSNVPKIETKAPKIEPDVFDKPTKSSIVVCGKRGSVNALSEGGEKAKVANEKKTDGAASVKVEDKGIRRRRTQERGGRRGTSTRGRSAAKPTKPHEYGVNELSSHDGLEALEAEKEKKENRRKKQGAARFLKRMKQNSPSTEVKKEASDGSEDDSDESEDEKKKKKKKPTTRGRKKPEVERNERVTRSSTGSGGGRGGGRRCQESNGRGRRGVGRPPKRPETAAAEAGSRKRGRENGEADQVGSAGRRRKRTRR